Part of the Tetragenococcus koreensis genome, CTTCATAAGCAGCGACTCCACGCGCCATGTTATTGCCATGGTCGCCATCGCCAATTGGGGTGTCTAAATCGCTCAAATAACCTTTATTCTCTTTTATCTTATCGGTAAATTTTTCAAACCAGTTTTGTACCTCTTTGACCGTTAATTGCATAAAAAGTTCCTCCTCGTTTACCAAGAAATCGTCGTTACTTCGCTTTCTAGCGCTTCTTTTAAGGTTTCATCTGCCAAATCAATCAAAGTCAATGAGACCCCTTCCATATCAAGCGAAGTCATATAATTGCCGACTTTATGAAAAGTAACAGCGATGTTTTGCTCTTTTAGTAAGTTTAAGACATCGTTCATAAAAATAAATTGTTCCATTAAAGGCGTGCCACCCATGCCATTGACCAACACGCCCACTTTTTTCGGCTGTTCTTCATAATCCGCTAAAATTTTCGTGGTTAATTCTTTGGCTAGTTCTTTAGAAGGTTGAATTTTTTCACGGCGGTAGCCCGCTTCCCCATGGATGCCGACCCCATATTCAATTTCATCTTCCGCCAATTCAAACCCAGGCTTGCCCACTTCCGGTACGGTCGCAGCACGCAAAGCTAACCCAATGGTTTTGATTTTTTTAACTACATCATCTCCGCGCTTTTTTAATTCATCTAACGAAGCGCCGGCACGCGCCGCATCGCCTAAAATTTTATGCACGAGGACGGTTCCCGCAACGCCGCGTTTACCGGCAGTAAACTCACTGTCTTCAACAGCGATATCGTCATCAACCACAACGATTTCTGAGTGGATATCTTCCATCTCAGCCATTTCTTGTGCCATTTCAAAGTTCAAATTATCGCCCGTATAATTTTTGACAATCAGTAGTACGCCTTCCCCTTGGTCGGCTTCTTTCATCGCAATTTGAATTTGGTCTGGCGTAGGTGAGGTAAAAACATCCCCAGCTACAGCGGCGCTTAACATCCCGTCGCCCACAAAACCAGCGTGAGAAGGTTCATGACCACTGCCGCCTCCTGAAACTAAAGCCACTTGCTTTTTCTCTTGATTTTTAGCAACCACTCGGGAATCTTCAACCCGGTGAACAAGATGAGGGTAACTCGCCACTAAACCTCTCAGCATCTCTTCAATAATATCGTCTGTTTTATTAATAATTTTTTTCATCGTGCATCCTCCATTTTTATTATTGTTTATGAGTCCCAGTCTTTTTTTCCAGCTTTTTTGGCTTCTGACATAACTTGTTCAAGGTCGTTTGACGTGCCAGCAGTAATTGCTGCTGCAAAAGCTCCTTCGACTAACGGCGCATCTACAAGATAGTAGCGGTTTTGTTGCTCTTCTTCTAACATATCTTGAGCCATTTCCGCATTGAGTATGGCACTGCCAATATCGGCAAACACTAAGAAAGTATCTTCTTCAGCAGCCTCATTGACAGCATCAACGATTTTAGTTGGATCTGAGCCAATCTCATTATCTGCAGTCCCGCCTAACGAGTAGATCGACACTTCACTTGAAGTTTGCATTTGTTCAATCATCTTTTTAATCCCATCCGTAATTTCTTTACTATGAGAAAGTAATAAAAGACTTGTTTTCATACTATTCTCTCCTCTGCTTTTGAGTTGACTTTGGGACTTTGCTTAACCAATTCAAATGAACACTTTTTATTCAATGACTAATTCGTTAAAGCTTGTTTCTTACAATACAAAGAAAACACTTTATATGCCTAATCATATCATAGCTAAAAAAACGTTACAATTTTTTGAAACGCCTAAAATAGGCAGATGACGATAAAAAAACCAGCGAATCTATATCCGCTGGTTTTGAATCATCTATTAGCGATTTTTTACATCACGTAAAGCTTGTTGCGCGCCTACGTTGAGAATACTCCAAGGTCGATCGAAATCTGGTTGGAAGAAGAAGTCTGCATATGCAAGATCTTCTAATGTTAGCTTTTCTTGAATAGCTAAAGAAATGACGTTCATATTTTGGGTAACGTCTTCTTTAGACATAATTTGGGCTCCTAAAATTCTGGTTGTATCTGGATCATAAGTTAATTTGAAATAAACTTTGGCATTTCCATGTTTTTCCGGTACAAATGGTGGGCGATAGCTATCTGTTACAAGTGTAGACATAGTATCTACCCCATAATTGCTAGCAGTCCCTTCTTTAATTCCGGTTGAAGCAAAGTTGTAATCAAATAACGCAAGCGCACTTGAACCTGAAACACTTGGAGCAGCTTTTTGATGGCCCAACGCGTTTTTAGCAGCAAAACGTCCTTGACGTCTTGCATTTGTTGCTAAAGCAATACGAGCTTCTGTACCATCTGTTGGAGCGAATTTCACTAAGGTTGCATCGCCGACAGCATAAACATCTGGTGCACTTGTTTGCAGGTAGTCGTCAATTTTAATTAAGCCACCAGTGGTTAGTTCTAATGTACCATCTAACCATTGTGTATTTGGTTTAATTCCAGCAGCGACAACCACTAAATCTGCATCATAAGTTGCTTGATCAGTTACCACTTTTTCGACTTTGCCATCTTTTCCTTCAAAGCGTTGGATGTTTTGGCTAGGAGCCGCTGTGATATTATTTTTTTCCATTTCTTCTGTTAAAATATCAGTGAACTCTTTATCCAAGTACGTATCTAACATTCTTGGTAAAACGTCGATTACTGTTACGTGCATTCCAGCATTTGCAAAAGCTTCTGCTGCTTCAATACCAATATATCCAGAACCGACAATAACGACGTTATGCACATCTGGATCGACTGTTTTTTGTTTTAATTTGATTGCCCAGTCGCGGCCACGCATTGCATATATATTTTTCAGGTCGTTTCCTTCAACTGGTAGAGTTGCAGGAACGGCACCAGAGCTTAGAATTAATTTATCATAAGTTTCATCGCGTTCTGAACCGTCACGATGGTTAACTACATGGACAGTATGTTTGTCTGGGTTAATTGCAGTAATTTCTTGTTCAACAAAAACAGAAACACCTTTTGCCTGCATTTCTTCCTCAGAAGCATAGCTGACATCATTAACATTTTTGACATAGCCTTCAAGGTATAATTGCATTCCGCAAGATAAGAATGAAATAAAATCACCCTTTTCATACCATTGTATTTCTGTATCTGGTTCGTCCATTAACAATTCGCGGACTGCTTCGTATCCACCGTGGGAAGAGCCAACAACGATAACTTTCATGTAATTCCCTCCATTTATTAAAATTTCAGATGTGAAAACATCTACTTTTATTTTAAAACAGAACCCATTTCATTGCAAACAAATCATTTAACCGTTGTACAACTAATTTTTAATTTATTTCGTTATTTGCCTGACTTTTCACAAGAAAAGAGCACCATGACTTGAATACAGTGATCATTTCACATGAAAACGCTCGTTATTAAAGTTATTCACTTAATTTCCATGTAGAAAAAATTTTTTAAGATTTTTTACGTACTTACTTATAACATGGATAATAGAAAAATAACTCATGCGTTGCAATGGCTCCCTCTTTTAAATCAGGCTCTCGTTTGGACGAAAAGATAAAATTTCACTATGCTACCTAAAAATCTGCTCAATGTTTAAGCTTTTCTTCTTTATATATAAGGAATTTCCATGAAACTTTACACTTCAATCAATACGCGTTATACTTGTTATGGAAGTATTTAAGTAAAAAATACTAAAAAGGAGTATTCATATGTCAGTAAATATTGATTCAAAAGAATATTTAGAAAGAATGAATGCATGGTGGCGCGCAGCGAACTATATCTCTGTTGCACAGATTTTCTTAAAAGACAACCCTTTGTTACGTCGACCAATTGAAAAAGAAGACATAAAGGTTCATCCTATTGGACACTGGGGAACAATTTCCGGGCAAAACTTCATTTATGCTCATTTGAATCGTGTCATTAATAAATTCGGCTTAAATATGTTTTACATTGAAGGACCAGGACATGGTGGCCAAGTGATGGTCTCTAATTCTTATATCGATGGTAGTTATTCGGAAATTTATCCAGAAATAACGCAAGATGAAGCTGGATTGAAAAAATTATTCAAGATGTTCTCTTTCCCTGGTGGAATCGGCTCACATGCTGCACCTGAAACACCTGGTTCAATCCATGAAGGCGGCGAATTAGGTTACTCCATGTCACATGCTGCTGGCGCGGTTTTAGATAACCCAGATGTTATTGCAGCAACCGTTATTGGAGATGGCGAAGCAGAAACAGGACCATTGGCTGCTAGCTGGATGTCCAACAACTTCATTAATCCAGTAAACGATGGTGCTATTTTACCTATTCTAAATTTAAATGGCGCTAAGATTGCTAATCCAACGATTTTAGCTCGTAAAAGTGATGAAAGTTTGAAGAAATATTTTGAAGGAATGGGCTGGAAGCCTTACATTGTTGAAGGAAAAGATCCTGAAAAAATGCACCCATTAATGGCAAAAACTTTAGATGCTGTTATTAACGAGATCCAATCCATTCAACAAGAAGCTCGTAAAAAATCAGCTGAAGATGTAGCCATGCCTCATTGGCCAATGATCATTTTCCGTGCGCCAAAAGGTTGGGAAGGTCCCGAAAAATGGGATAATGAACAAATCGCTGGAACATTCCGTGCCCATCAAGTACCTATTCCTGTGGATGCTGACCACATGGAATATGCAAAAGACTTAGAAAAATGGTTGAAGTCTTATCGTCCTGAAGAATTATTTGATGAAAATGGGACAGTTATTGATTCGATTAAAGAACTTTCACCTAAGGGCGATCAACGGATGTCAGTCAACCCTATCACAAATGGTGGTCTTGATCCGAAACCATTGAATATGCCTGACTGGCGTAAACATGCAGTAGATACCACAAAACATGGTGCAACTACTGCACAAGACATGACCATTCTTGGCAGCTTTATAGCAGATATTATCGAAAATAATCCTACTAATTTCCGGGCTTTCGGTCCAGATGAAACAAAATCCAATCGTTTGAATAATATGTTCAAGGTTACAAATCGTCAATGGGTTGAACCTAGAGAGTTATCAGATGAATGGCAATCTGCAGTAGGACGGGTCATTGATGGACAATTATCCGAACATCAAGCTGAAGGATTTTTAGAAGGATATGTTTTAACAGGTAGACATGGTTTCTTTGCTAGTTATGAAGCATTCTTGCGTATTGTTGATTCAATGTTGACACAACACTTCAAATGGATAAGAAAAGCAAGCGAAAAAAGTTGGCGTAAAAACTACCCATCTTTGAATGTGATTTCATCGTCAACTGTCTTTCAACAAGATCATAACGGCTATACCCATCAAGATCCAGGCGTCATTACTCACTTAGCTGAGAAAAAACCAGAATATATTCGGGAATATTTCCCCGCTGATGCAAACACATTGATGGCTGTTATGGATAAATCTTTGAAAGAAGAAGAAGTTATCAATTTAATTACTTCAAGTAAGCATCCAAGACCACAATTTTATTCCGCTGAAGAAGCGCAAGAACTTGTTACTCGCGGCGTGAAGAAAATTGATTGGGCAAGTAATGATGACGATGGCAAACCTGACATTGTATTTGCAGCTGCTGGTTCAGAGCCAAACTTAGAAGCTCTAGCTGCTATATCGATATTGCATGAACAATTTCCAGAAGTAAAAATTCGCTTTATCAATGTTGTTGATCTTTTGAAACTGCGTCACCCTGATGTAGATCCTCGTGGGTTGAGCGATGAAGAATTCGATGAGTTGTTTACGACAGACAAACCGATCGTGTTTGCTTTCCATGGCTTTGAAGGATTGATTCGTGATATTTTCTTTACACGTCATAATCGAAACTTAAGTATTCACAGCTATCAAGAAAATGGCGATATTACAACTCCATTTGATATGCGTGTGCTTAATGAATTGGATCGTTTCCACATAGCTAAAGATGCTGCTGCCACAGTTTATGGTAAAAAAGCAGACGACTTTGCCAAGGAAATGGATAAAACATTGCAATTCCATCATGATTATATTCGTGAAAATGGCGAAGATATCAGTGAAGTGCAAGATTGGCAATGGAAAGATTTGAAATAAGCTCTGATGAGCTAATATAGAGTAGAAAAAAGAGAGGGTTTATGTTCAGCGTATGAGCATAAATCCTCTTTTTATATATACAAGCTTTTCTTTCAACGCTGTAAAATATTATGATTGAAGTGTTCAACTTTCTTTTTTTCGTTCTAAAAAATAAACTATTGGCAAAAAACCAATAGTTTATTTCTCTTAATCGCAAAATCCCAATACTAAATGTAATCCTTAAGTTATAAATGATCGTTCAACATTACTATCAGTATTGAAACCTTCAGCACTTTCGTTGTCGTTTGTATTACAATTACTTACCAATAACTAATCTTCTTGTATAAACTGCTTGTCCTGAATGCATAGCAGCGTCATCAATACTAGAGACTATTCGAGCTTGACGCGTAACCGCAGGCGTCCAGCTTTCATCTATAATCTCCTCCAGTTCGTCATCTTCTACTTGTCCTAAATAAGTTTTTGTAAGCTTAACAGCAGCATCTAAATAGTTAACTAATAACTGTTTATCAGATACAACGACTTTGGCCGCTTCCTCGGGCGTGTGCTTATAATCTTGTGTGTCATCAGGCAAGTCTAATGAAAATTTATCATTCCATCCCTCACTCGTCCATAATGGGGCGCTTCCATTAAGTTCTGAAATTTGTAAATCAAGCATTCGCGCAGTATGCCATATAAGCCAAGTGACTGACTTAATAATCGGCTTAGGCATGGTGTTGGCTTGTGTCATATCCATTTGATTAAGTGTATCAATAAAGCGTTCTTGAGCTCGATCTAAAGTGTCCATAGATAACTGTGTACTTCGCATAGTATATCTCCTCCATTTTTATAATGTATAAA contains:
- the dhaM gene encoding dihydroxyacetone kinase phosphoryl donor subunit DhaM, producing the protein MKTSLLLLSHSKEITDGIKKMIEQMQTSSEVSIYSLGGTADNEIGSDPTKIVDAVNEAAEEDTFLVFADIGSAILNAEMAQDMLEEEQQNRYYLVDAPLVEGAFAAAITAGTSNDLEQVMSEAKKAGKKDWDS
- the dhaK gene encoding dihydroxyacetone kinase subunit DhaK, with translation MKKIINKTDDIIEEMLRGLVASYPHLVHRVEDSRVVAKNQEKKQVALVSGGGSGHEPSHAGFVGDGMLSAAVAGDVFTSPTPDQIQIAMKEADQGEGVLLIVKNYTGDNLNFEMAQEMAEMEDIHSEIVVVDDDIAVEDSEFTAGKRGVAGTVLVHKILGDAARAGASLDELKKRGDDVVKKIKTIGLALRAATVPEVGKPGFELAEDEIEYGVGIHGEAGYRREKIQPSKELAKELTTKILADYEEQPKKVGVLVNGMGGTPLMEQFIFMNDVLNLLKEQNIAVTFHKVGNYMTSLDMEGVSLTLIDLADETLKEALESEVTTISW
- a CDS encoding FAD-dependent oxidoreductase encodes the protein MKVIVVGSSHGGYEAVRELLMDEPDTEIQWYEKGDFISFLSCGMQLYLEGYVKNVNDVSYASEEEMQAKGVSVFVEQEITAINPDKHTVHVVNHRDGSERDETYDKLILSSGAVPATLPVEGNDLKNIYAMRGRDWAIKLKQKTVDPDVHNVVIVGSGYIGIEAAEAFANAGMHVTVIDVLPRMLDTYLDKEFTDILTEEMEKNNITAAPSQNIQRFEGKDGKVEKVVTDQATYDADLVVVAAGIKPNTQWLDGTLELTTGGLIKIDDYLQTSAPDVYAVGDATLVKFAPTDGTEARIALATNARRQGRFAAKNALGHQKAAPSVSGSSALALFDYNFASTGIKEGTASNYGVDTMSTLVTDSYRPPFVPEKHGNAKVYFKLTYDPDTTRILGAQIMSKEDVTQNMNVISLAIQEKLTLEDLAYADFFFQPDFDRPWSILNVGAQQALRDVKNR
- a CDS encoding phosphoketolase, coding for MSVNIDSKEYLERMNAWWRAANYISVAQIFLKDNPLLRRPIEKEDIKVHPIGHWGTISGQNFIYAHLNRVINKFGLNMFYIEGPGHGGQVMVSNSYIDGSYSEIYPEITQDEAGLKKLFKMFSFPGGIGSHAAPETPGSIHEGGELGYSMSHAAGAVLDNPDVIAATVIGDGEAETGPLAASWMSNNFINPVNDGAILPILNLNGAKIANPTILARKSDESLKKYFEGMGWKPYIVEGKDPEKMHPLMAKTLDAVINEIQSIQQEARKKSAEDVAMPHWPMIIFRAPKGWEGPEKWDNEQIAGTFRAHQVPIPVDADHMEYAKDLEKWLKSYRPEELFDENGTVIDSIKELSPKGDQRMSVNPITNGGLDPKPLNMPDWRKHAVDTTKHGATTAQDMTILGSFIADIIENNPTNFRAFGPDETKSNRLNNMFKVTNRQWVEPRELSDEWQSAVGRVIDGQLSEHQAEGFLEGYVLTGRHGFFASYEAFLRIVDSMLTQHFKWIRKASEKSWRKNYPSLNVISSSTVFQQDHNGYTHQDPGVITHLAEKKPEYIREYFPADANTLMAVMDKSLKEEEVINLITSSKHPRPQFYSAEEAQELVTRGVKKIDWASNDDDGKPDIVFAAAGSEPNLEALAAISILHEQFPEVKIRFINVVDLLKLRHPDVDPRGLSDEEFDELFTTDKPIVFAFHGFEGLIRDIFFTRHNRNLSIHSYQENGDITTPFDMRVLNELDRFHIAKDAAATVYGKKADDFAKEMDKTLQFHHDYIRENGEDISEVQDWQWKDLK
- a CDS encoding DinB family protein; the protein is MRSTQLSMDTLDRAQERFIDTLNQMDMTQANTMPKPIIKSVTWLIWHTARMLDLQISELNGSAPLWTSEGWNDKFSLDLPDDTQDYKHTPEEAAKVVVSDKQLLVNYLDAAVKLTKTYLGQVEDDELEEIIDESWTPAVTRQARIVSSIDDAAMHSGQAVYTRRLVIGK